From one Rhodopirellula islandica genomic stretch:
- a CDS encoding ATP-binding protein has translation MTRLFIQFYCGVLLILFIAWVIQAYVFRGTTESQNISVIESALSGGALLARDEIVAGGMEHLDDTVASIQSRFAYPVHVVDRSERRMSPTLLKRLDEGEAVLYGDSIEVALPETEWLFELGPLPRFAGPRRSDILLGLGSVFGLVAMAIAILMRPIARQFRSVEQTALAIAEGDFSARIKDTGRRRSLPIVGAFNTMAERVESLLQSQKELLQAVSHEFRTPLARIKFATELVRSADTEEKRNQRVDSIDDATDKLDDLVAELLHYTRTDEQSQVAPRERVSAQAIALEAIGQHAPLHPNIHFDSPTGSETIDLVTYEAGLVRALGNLVGNAGKYANSQVRVTITDQANRVRFLVEDDGPGVPAADRRFIFEPFHRLSGDSQPGTGLGLALVRRICRRLGGAVTVDDSPLGGAAFQIELPQSLLPMPPRHSAPDQTGDR, from the coding sequence ATGACTCGATTGTTCATCCAGTTCTATTGCGGGGTGCTACTGATCTTGTTCATCGCTTGGGTGATTCAAGCGTATGTGTTTCGCGGCACGACGGAATCGCAGAACATCTCGGTCATCGAAAGTGCGCTCAGTGGTGGAGCGCTGCTGGCTCGCGATGAGATCGTCGCCGGTGGCATGGAGCACTTGGATGACACCGTCGCCAGCATTCAGTCTCGTTTCGCGTACCCGGTTCACGTGGTCGATCGCTCCGAGCGAAGAATGTCACCGACTCTGTTGAAGCGACTCGATGAGGGTGAGGCGGTGCTGTATGGCGACAGCATCGAAGTGGCTCTTCCCGAAACGGAATGGCTGTTTGAGTTGGGCCCGCTGCCTCGGTTCGCTGGTCCACGCCGCAGTGACATCCTACTGGGGTTGGGCAGCGTCTTTGGGCTGGTCGCGATGGCCATTGCGATCTTGATGCGGCCCATTGCCCGGCAGTTTCGCAGTGTCGAGCAAACGGCGTTGGCGATCGCGGAAGGTGACTTTTCCGCTCGGATCAAAGACACGGGGCGTCGTCGCAGCCTGCCGATCGTGGGGGCGTTCAACACGATGGCCGAACGTGTGGAATCACTTCTGCAGTCGCAAAAGGAATTGCTGCAAGCGGTCTCGCACGAGTTTCGAACGCCACTCGCTCGCATCAAATTTGCAACCGAATTGGTGCGTTCCGCGGACACCGAAGAGAAACGCAATCAGCGAGTGGATTCGATCGATGATGCGACCGACAAACTCGATGACTTGGTCGCTGAGCTGCTCCACTACACTCGCACCGACGAGCAATCTCAAGTGGCGCCTCGCGAACGGGTTTCCGCTCAAGCAATCGCCTTGGAAGCGATTGGACAACACGCTCCCTTGCATCCCAACATCCACTTCGACTCGCCCACCGGTTCGGAGACGATCGATTTGGTGACGTATGAAGCCGGGTTGGTTCGGGCCCTCGGCAACTTGGTCGGCAACGCGGGCAAGTACGCCAACTCGCAGGTTCGCGTCACGATCACCGACCAAGCCAATCGCGTTCGGTTTCTGGTCGAAGACGACGGGCCGGGAGTCCCCGCTGCGGATCGTCGGTTTATCTTCGAACCCTTTCATCGCCTTTCCGGCGACTCTCAGCCTGGTACCGGTCTAGGTCTCGCCCTCGTGCGACGCATTTGCCGGAGACTAGGTGGCGCCGTCACGGTGGACGATAGCCCGCTGGGTGGAGCCGCGTTCCAAATCGAACTGCCACAAAGTTTGCTGCCGATGCCGCCTCGTCACTCGGCGCCAGATCAAACCGGAGACCGTTGA
- a CDS encoding ADP-ribosylglycohydrolase family protein: MTGDAIVGCILGTAVGDALGLPYEGVSPMRAERLLGPPDRYRFLLGCGMVSDDTEHTCMVAQSLIEARGDVDVFTNRFASRLRWWILALPAGVGKATARSGIKLWLGAKPENAGVFSAGNGPAMRAAIFGAAIDEMSPMLEMVRASSRLTHSDPKAEYGAIAVALAAKHSRQHPTINANQWLDQVVDAVGEAGTELIELLQKAIDSVGERESTNTFADSLGLGKGITGYTYHTVPVAIYAWLSHPKDLRQAVTEMIRCGGDADTTAAIVGGIVGTGVGREGIPAEWIHGICEWPRSTVWMERLGASLSGCLAGDASARTPTVNPIAVLLRNLFFLVVVLFHGFRRLAPPY, translated from the coding sequence ATGACCGGCGACGCCATAGTGGGATGCATCTTGGGAACCGCGGTTGGCGATGCGTTGGGGCTGCCCTACGAAGGCGTGTCGCCGATGAGGGCAGAACGCTTGCTCGGGCCACCGGATCGTTATCGGTTCTTGCTGGGTTGCGGGATGGTCTCGGACGACACCGAACACACGTGCATGGTGGCCCAGTCTCTGATCGAAGCGCGCGGCGATGTCGATGTGTTCACCAACCGTTTTGCAAGTCGGCTGCGTTGGTGGATCTTGGCCTTGCCAGCGGGAGTTGGCAAAGCAACGGCTCGGTCGGGGATCAAATTGTGGTTGGGCGCCAAGCCAGAAAACGCGGGTGTGTTCTCAGCCGGAAACGGGCCGGCAATGCGAGCTGCGATCTTCGGTGCCGCGATCGATGAGATGTCGCCCATGCTGGAAATGGTGCGAGCCTCCTCACGACTGACACACAGCGATCCCAAAGCCGAATACGGAGCGATCGCGGTGGCGTTGGCCGCGAAACATTCGCGCCAACACCCAACGATCAATGCAAACCAATGGCTCGATCAAGTCGTCGATGCGGTCGGAGAAGCCGGCACCGAGCTCATTGAACTGCTTCAAAAAGCAATCGACAGCGTCGGTGAGAGAGAGTCCACGAACACGTTTGCCGATTCACTGGGGCTCGGTAAAGGCATCACCGGCTACACGTATCACACCGTTCCGGTTGCGATTTATGCGTGGCTTTCACACCCGAAGGATCTTCGACAAGCCGTGACCGAAATGATTCGCTGCGGAGGCGACGCTGACACAACCGCCGCAATCGTGGGAGGCATTGTGGGTACCGGGGTTGGTCGCGAAGGGATTCCAGCGGAATGGATCCACGGCATTTGCGAATGGCCTCGCAGCACAGTATGGATGGAGCGACTCGGTGCCTCGCTCTCTGGCTGCCTCGCCGGAGACGCATCCGCTCGCACGCCGACCGTCAATCCGATCGCTGTCCTGCTTCGCAATCTGTTTTTTCTAGTCGTTGTTCTCTTTCACGGCTTCCGCCGACTTGCTCCACCCTACTGA
- a CDS encoding 4Fe-4S dicluster domain-containing protein codes for MRSSLAVIECFHEDDRMVYIDPDECIDCGACVPECPTEAIFYEDDVPDQWKGFIERNATKSQECPSAHE; via the coding sequence ATGCGATCGTCTCTCGCGGTGATCGAATGCTTTCACGAAGACGACAGGATGGTTTACATCGACCCCGACGAGTGCATCGACTGCGGAGCCTGCGTGCCTGAATGCCCCACCGAGGCAATCTTCTACGAAGACGACGTGCCGGACCAGTGGAAGGGATTCATCGAGCGAAACGCAACGAAATCGCAAGAATGCCCGTCAGCACACGAGTGA
- the ribH gene encoding 6,7-dimethyl-8-ribityllumazine synthase, protein MPSIDGTTGNLPSGRVAIIASRYNANICDSMVQAALQSLTDAGIPVEKHWLIRVPGAWELCWAVEQAFQHADVIGAITLGCVIKGETTHDEHINRAVSDTLMEQSVRSGRPIGFGLLTCNTVEQAIQRSGGTVGNKGHEAADAMLEMLRLQTKMR, encoded by the coding sequence ATGCCCTCCATTGATGGAACCACAGGAAACCTGCCCAGCGGACGTGTCGCGATCATCGCCAGTCGCTACAACGCCAACATCTGCGATTCGATGGTTCAAGCAGCCCTGCAATCACTCACCGATGCTGGGATACCGGTGGAGAAACATTGGTTGATCCGTGTGCCGGGGGCTTGGGAGTTGTGCTGGGCGGTGGAGCAAGCGTTTCAGCATGCCGACGTGATCGGTGCCATCACGCTGGGATGCGTGATCAAAGGCGAGACCACTCACGATGAACACATCAACCGCGCGGTCAGCGACACTCTGATGGAACAATCGGTGCGAAGCGGTCGCCCGATCGGGTTTGGTTTGCTGACCTGCAACACGGTCGAGCAAGCCATCCAGCGCAGCGGTGGAACGGTCGGCAACAAGGGGCACGAAGCCGCGGATGCGATGTTGGAAATGCTGCGTTTGCAAACCAAAATGCGCTAG
- a CDS encoding SDR family NAD(P)-dependent oxidoreductase, translating into MDLRLNEKTALITASSGGIGMAIAKRIAADGATTIINARSEASVEKAIGEIRQELPDAKLVSLVADNGTTDGIAKTIEEHPQVDILINNLGIFEAVDFFDLTDDQWNEIFEINVMSGVRLARHYLKQMLDQNSGRIVFISSESGLVPSPEMPHYAMTKTAQLALSRSLAQLTQGTQVTVNSVLPGSTATPGVREFVGKLFPELPFEAAEKRFMEENRPTSLIQRLIEPEEIANLVAFVASPLSSAINGAALRSDGGIVPTIA; encoded by the coding sequence ATGGACTTACGACTCAACGAAAAAACAGCACTGATCACCGCTTCGTCGGGCGGAATCGGGATGGCAATCGCGAAACGGATCGCAGCAGACGGCGCGACCACCATCATCAACGCCCGTAGCGAAGCGAGCGTTGAAAAGGCGATCGGTGAAATTCGCCAAGAACTGCCGGACGCAAAACTCGTGAGCTTGGTCGCCGACAACGGCACCACCGATGGGATCGCCAAGACGATCGAAGAGCATCCGCAGGTCGACATTTTGATCAACAACCTCGGAATCTTTGAAGCGGTCGATTTTTTCGATCTGACAGACGATCAATGGAACGAAATCTTTGAGATCAATGTGATGAGCGGCGTGCGATTAGCCCGTCACTACCTCAAACAAATGCTCGACCAAAACTCGGGACGGATCGTGTTCATCAGCAGCGAGTCGGGGCTGGTTCCATCACCAGAAATGCCTCACTACGCGATGACCAAGACCGCTCAACTCGCACTTTCGCGAAGCCTGGCCCAGTTGACTCAAGGCACCCAGGTGACCGTCAACTCGGTGTTGCCCGGTTCCACTGCAACGCCGGGCGTGCGCGAGTTTGTGGGCAAACTGTTCCCCGAGCTACCATTCGAAGCCGCGGAAAAACGGTTCATGGAAGAAAACCGGCCAACTTCCTTGATCCAACGTCTGATCGAACCGGAAGAGATTGCGAACCTGGTCGCGTTTGTCGCCAGCCCACTGTCCTCAGCGATCAATGGCGCTGCGCTGCGAAGCGACGGCGGCATCGTCCCCACGATCGCTTGA
- a CDS encoding MarR family winged helix-turn-helix transcriptional regulator has product MSKPERPGFLISRLAYLFRARIESVLAENGSTLSPEESALLMVLVESEQPLRRGEFAEIMLRDKTTITRQLDGLEAKGLVRRKPDPSDARAVLISPSPKGTRQIKKLLPHFQTLRESLQDGLTAEEWGAGMKVMRQMKDNLIAIESKGSRESR; this is encoded by the coding sequence ATGTCAAAACCTGAGCGACCTGGCTTTTTGATCAGTCGACTCGCCTACCTCTTCCGCGCGCGAATCGAATCGGTGCTGGCGGAAAATGGTTCCACATTGTCCCCGGAAGAATCCGCCTTGCTGATGGTCTTGGTGGAGTCAGAGCAACCGCTGCGCCGTGGAGAATTCGCGGAGATCATGTTGCGAGACAAAACCACCATCACGCGACAGCTCGATGGGCTGGAGGCGAAGGGGCTGGTGCGAAGAAAACCGGATCCATCCGACGCTCGTGCGGTTCTGATATCACCGAGTCCGAAGGGAACTCGCCAGATCAAGAAGCTGCTGCCGCACTTTCAAACGCTTCGAGAGAGCCTTCAGGACGGGCTGACGGCGGAAGAGTGGGGGGCCGGGATGAAGGTCATGCGTCAGATGAAAGACAACCTGATCGCGATCGAATCGAAAGGCTCGCGCGAATCCAGGTGA
- a CDS encoding SDR family oxidoreductase: MMKVAITSASGHLGGEVVNAVLPIVGQENVIGLARTPSKASSLGIEIRPGDYNSRSDLASSLEGIDHVLLVSGMDAPEKRIEQHRNVIEAAKQAGARKIVYTSIQGAEDGTAFSPVVQSNRQTETDIRESGLDWVIGRNGIYIEPDVEYIDNYKQRGEIANCAGDRKCGYTTRPELAFAYAKMLTESKHNGQTYNLHGEAITQQQLTDHLNDAFGTQLTFRSMSVEEYRDDRTQELGEFLGNIIAGIYEGIRTGAVDNESHFVKAAGREHQSWESYFDSLKSHSLA; the protein is encoded by the coding sequence ATCATGAAAGTCGCAATCACTTCCGCCAGCGGCCACCTGGGTGGCGAAGTTGTCAACGCTGTGCTTCCAATCGTGGGCCAGGAAAACGTCATCGGACTGGCTCGGACTCCCAGCAAAGCCAGCTCGCTCGGGATTGAAATCCGACCGGGCGATTACAACTCGCGATCCGACCTTGCAAGCTCGCTCGAAGGCATCGACCACGTCTTGCTGGTGTCCGGAATGGATGCTCCGGAGAAACGCATCGAACAACATCGCAACGTCATCGAAGCGGCCAAGCAGGCGGGTGCCCGCAAGATCGTTTACACCAGCATCCAAGGTGCGGAGGACGGCACTGCGTTCTCACCCGTGGTGCAAAGCAACCGGCAAACCGAAACGGACATCCGTGAAAGTGGTCTGGATTGGGTGATCGGCCGCAACGGCATCTACATCGAACCCGACGTGGAATACATCGACAACTACAAACAACGAGGCGAGATCGCGAACTGCGCCGGGGATAGAAAATGCGGGTACACAACGCGTCCCGAACTCGCGTTTGCCTATGCGAAAATGTTGACGGAATCAAAACACAACGGGCAAACCTACAACCTGCACGGCGAAGCGATCACTCAGCAGCAATTGACGGACCACTTGAACGACGCGTTTGGAACCCAACTCACATTTCGTTCCATGTCCGTCGAAGAATATCGCGACGACCGCACGCAAGAACTTGGCGAATTCCTGGGCAACATCATCGCTGGCATCTACGAAGGCATTCGCACCGGTGCGGTCGACAACGAAAGCCACTTTGTTAAGGCAGCCGGTCGCGAGCACCAGAGCTGGGAATCGTATTTCGATTCCTTGAAGTCGCACTCGCTTGCATGA
- a CDS encoding SGNH/GDSL hydrolase family protein has protein sequence MNAKLPSSSRPANFRRRLLFVVAVIVFIGVPAYLEFKLRRPVGEGPAGLQISIEPFETVWTQRRVHMLGVGDSVTRGLGAKSSSHSYFERLKQNPKDEWPGMQGKHLSAVLPNLTASNVAVSGSTSLDHERIIETEIEPFDEDVFGLVVMTTGGNDLIHSYGRRPPEEGAMYGATLEQAQPWIESFESRLGGMLQSISDRFSAGCIVFLGDIYDPTDGVGDAPSIFLPDWPDGLAIHAEYNRVIRRVANQFGHVHVVPLHETFLGHGSHCRQFWRSTYDWDDPTYWFYTNIEDPNDRGYDAIRRVYLQAIVDQRQAFVSLSDREPDRSLGIAPGPASLGRWHSPQSEMEARLVGMPSQSNFAWTD, from the coding sequence ATGAACGCCAAGTTGCCCTCCTCGAGTCGACCAGCGAACTTCCGCAGACGACTCCTGTTTGTCGTCGCGGTCATCGTTTTCATCGGTGTCCCAGCGTACTTGGAATTCAAACTTCGACGCCCCGTCGGTGAGGGACCAGCCGGTTTGCAGATCTCGATCGAACCGTTCGAGACCGTTTGGACGCAGCGACGTGTGCACATGCTCGGGGTGGGAGACAGTGTCACGCGAGGTCTCGGCGCGAAATCCAGTTCGCATTCGTACTTTGAACGCTTGAAGCAAAATCCAAAGGATGAATGGCCGGGCATGCAAGGCAAGCATTTGTCGGCGGTCCTGCCCAACCTGACGGCGTCCAACGTCGCCGTGTCCGGTTCCACTTCGCTGGACCATGAACGCATCATCGAAACGGAGATCGAGCCGTTTGATGAGGACGTGTTTGGATTGGTCGTGATGACCACCGGTGGAAATGATTTGATCCACAGCTACGGTCGCCGCCCGCCAGAAGAAGGCGCCATGTACGGTGCGACCTTGGAACAAGCCCAGCCTTGGATTGAATCGTTTGAATCAAGGTTGGGTGGAATGCTGCAGTCGATCAGCGACCGCTTCTCTGCAGGGTGCATTGTCTTTCTGGGTGACATCTACGATCCGACCGATGGTGTCGGTGATGCACCGAGTATCTTTCTTCCCGATTGGCCCGACGGTTTGGCAATCCATGCGGAATACAACCGCGTCATTCGCCGGGTGGCAAATCAGTTCGGGCATGTTCATGTCGTGCCGCTTCATGAAACGTTCTTAGGGCACGGATCGCATTGTCGCCAATTTTGGCGAAGCACCTACGACTGGGATGATCCCACGTATTGGTTCTACACCAACATCGAAGACCCCAACGATCGCGGCTACGACGCGATTCGTCGCGTCTACTTGCAGGCCATCGTCGATCAACGCCAGGCGTTTGTGTCCCTGTCCGACCGCGAGCCGGACCGGAGCCTCGGAATTGCCCCAGGTCCGGCGTCGCTTGGTCGTTGGCACTCGCCTCAGTCAGAAATGGAAGCCAGGCTCGTTGGCATGCCTTCGCAATCGAATTTTGCTTGGACGGATTGA
- the rho gene encoding transcription termination factor Rho, which yields MRHPDKDVDKRVRELDAERDPLSLPEEIVSEVTRAGGRVGIPAKDQSSKQALNINDLQKLDHDELLALAETEGLQEIAALPRQDLVFRLLKARMSANGLMYGEGTLEILPDGFGFLRSAQYHYLSCPDDIYVSPSQIRRFGLHTGSHVAGQIRPPKENERYFALLRIEAINHADPMQRQRQKPFDDLTPLHPRVRIVTEYDAQELSTRVVDLFTPIGFGQRGLIVSPPRAGKTMLMQSLARGVLNNYPDAYVVVLLIDERPEEVTDMEREITSPQCEVISSTFDEPPARHIQVAQMVVEKAKRMVESGTDVVIFLDSITRLARAYNSDSESATGKLLTGGLDAGAMQKPKSFFGSARKVEEGGSLTILATALVDTGSRMDDVIFEEFKGTGNLEIVLDQDLVARRVWPAIDLTRSGTRREEMLLDQEEHRRIETLRRELADHSPVDSMTELTKRMRKTQNNAEFLMSVQPQD from the coding sequence ATGCGCCACCCAGATAAAGACGTCGATAAACGCGTTCGCGAGCTTGATGCGGAACGCGATCCGCTCTCGTTGCCCGAAGAGATTGTCAGTGAAGTGACACGCGCGGGCGGTCGAGTTGGCATTCCCGCGAAGGATCAATCCTCCAAGCAAGCGTTGAATATCAACGACCTGCAGAAGCTTGATCACGATGAGTTGCTGGCTCTGGCCGAAACGGAAGGCTTGCAAGAGATAGCAGCTTTGCCGCGGCAAGATCTTGTCTTTCGCCTGCTGAAGGCGCGGATGAGCGCCAACGGTTTGATGTACGGCGAAGGCACGTTGGAAATCCTCCCCGACGGGTTCGGATTCTTGCGAAGTGCGCAGTACCACTACCTTTCATGCCCCGATGACATTTATGTCTCGCCCAGCCAAATCCGACGGTTTGGTCTGCACACGGGGTCGCACGTTGCCGGCCAAATTCGTCCGCCGAAGGAAAACGAACGTTACTTCGCGCTCCTTCGGATTGAAGCGATCAACCACGCCGACCCGATGCAACGTCAGCGTCAAAAACCCTTTGACGATTTGACTCCCTTGCACCCTCGAGTGCGAATTGTCACTGAATATGACGCACAAGAACTGAGCACTCGTGTTGTTGACCTGTTCACGCCGATTGGATTTGGACAACGCGGATTGATCGTCAGCCCGCCCCGTGCAGGCAAGACGATGTTGATGCAGAGTTTGGCTCGCGGTGTTTTGAACAACTATCCGGACGCGTATGTTGTCGTGCTGCTGATCGATGAGCGGCCCGAAGAAGTCACGGACATGGAACGCGAGATCACTTCGCCCCAATGCGAAGTGATCAGCAGCACGTTTGATGAGCCTCCGGCGCGGCACATTCAAGTCGCTCAGATGGTCGTCGAAAAAGCCAAGCGAATGGTGGAGTCGGGAACCGATGTGGTCATCTTCCTCGATTCAATCACGCGTCTGGCGCGAGCATACAACAGTGACAGTGAATCAGCGACCGGCAAACTCTTGACGGGTGGCCTGGACGCGGGAGCCATGCAGAAACCGAAGTCCTTTTTCGGGTCGGCTCGAAAAGTCGAAGAAGGTGGCTCGCTCACGATCTTGGCGACCGCCTTGGTTGACACGGGCAGTCGCATGGATGATGTGATCTTTGAAGAATTCAAAGGCACTGGCAACTTGGAAATCGTTTTGGACCAGGACTTGGTCGCTCGGCGAGTTTGGCCTGCCATTGATCTGACACGCAGCGGCACGCGACGCGAAGAAATGTTGTTGGATCAAGAAGAGCACCGCCGGATCGAAACGTTGCGACGCGAATTAGCGGATCATTCACCGGTAGACTCCATGACGGAACTCACCAAACGCATGCGGAAGACGCAGAACAACGCGGAGTTTCTGATGAGTGTTCAGCCTCAGGATTGA
- a CDS encoding DUF1559 family PulG-like putative transporter — protein sequence MKSIPPPTRRDRSRDAFTLVELLVVIAIIGILVALLLPAVQAAREAARRMSCSNNLKQIALSTHNYESSFKYIPAMTGSSSFSAQARVLPYIEQAGLSELINFEQPLLTGPPWASSFNPALREAVEKVVPTFLCPSDVGDPKFSTTFADGTDGYSGGLSYMFSYGSGTDTHYDDRYRTDGMVWENSWAKFRDCLDGTSQTVLLAETVMGDQTSGLTEPTPAGPHRRIANWSGTTANTAPNPGFLDGGTLILNPDLETVFPAKINSYTGNRGASWIRGVPYSTVINGYMTPNAAIPDVGMHGRGFYSSRSYHTGGSMHAMLDGSVHFMTDSIDRTLYHALFSRDGKEVVQWP from the coding sequence ATGAAATCCATTCCACCTCCAACACGTCGCGACCGATCTCGCGATGCGTTCACGTTGGTTGAACTCCTGGTGGTCATTGCCATCATCGGGATCTTAGTCGCGTTGCTGTTGCCGGCTGTTCAGGCGGCTCGCGAGGCGGCTCGCCGTATGTCGTGCAGCAACAACTTGAAACAAATCGCGTTGTCGACTCACAACTACGAGAGCTCGTTCAAATACATCCCAGCAATGACGGGATCCAGCAGCTTCTCCGCTCAAGCTCGCGTGCTGCCTTACATCGAACAGGCTGGCCTGAGTGAGCTGATCAACTTTGAACAGCCGTTGCTGACCGGCCCTCCCTGGGCATCGAGTTTCAACCCGGCTCTTCGCGAAGCGGTTGAGAAAGTGGTCCCGACTTTTCTCTGCCCCAGCGATGTTGGTGATCCTAAATTCAGCACCACGTTTGCGGACGGAACCGACGGCTATTCTGGCGGCCTGAGCTACATGTTCAGCTACGGGAGCGGAACTGACACACACTACGATGATCGATATCGAACCGACGGAATGGTCTGGGAGAACTCCTGGGCCAAATTTCGTGACTGCTTGGACGGCACCAGCCAAACCGTGTTGCTGGCCGAAACCGTCATGGGCGATCAAACCAGCGGCCTGACCGAGCCCACGCCCGCTGGGCCACATCGCCGGATCGCGAACTGGAGTGGCACGACGGCCAACACCGCCCCGAATCCAGGTTTCCTGGATGGTGGAACGCTGATTTTGAACCCCGATTTGGAAACGGTTTTTCCCGCGAAAATCAATTCTTACACCGGCAATCGCGGGGCAAGCTGGATCCGAGGCGTGCCCTACTCCACGGTGATCAACGGCTACATGACGCCGAACGCGGCGATCCCCGATGTGGGCATGCACGGTCGCGGGTTTTATTCCTCGCGGTCCTATCACACCGGCGGATCGATGCACGCGATGTTGGATGGCAGCGTCCACTTCATGACCGATTCAATCGATCGAACGCTGTACCACGCCTTGTTTTCACGCGACGGCAAAGAGGTGGTCCAGTGGCCGTGA
- a CDS encoding helix-turn-helix domain-containing protein: MSFGTRLKWAREAAGMTQKQLSEATDIGVSTICELESDGRERGPSALQMVKIADAVRRRPDFFFEAGEPQQEVVLWREKPADSGGQIELQLIELAGQYQRLEQCAGNPTLCELPLASSGSRPFGYADAERLAHDFRKSHSLGERPGGTLLRVLEEVCRVKVFHLPFEPSGTAACTLDERYGAAILLNSNNIRWRRNFDLAHELFHLLTWKIFRVGESASVASDDEEKLANCFAGSLLVPPEPLKLSVASQQNGKRVLDFDDLFEVARQFDVSVQALVWQMVSSKLIEKPKAVEMLAKIEGKVEQWERRRDEAPPTRPIRFEALAREAVGKGMIGTGVFAKYMGISRRAAMKIVETEIYAGMEHEANAEVEIADS, from the coding sequence ATGAGTTTTGGCACGCGACTGAAGTGGGCTCGAGAAGCGGCTGGGATGACCCAAAAACAACTCTCGGAAGCCACGGATATAGGAGTTTCCACGATATGCGAGCTAGAGAGCGATGGTCGTGAACGCGGTCCGTCAGCTCTGCAGATGGTCAAGATCGCCGACGCTGTTCGTCGACGACCTGATTTCTTCTTCGAAGCAGGGGAGCCTCAGCAGGAGGTGGTGCTTTGGCGGGAGAAGCCTGCCGACAGCGGTGGTCAGATCGAGCTCCAGTTGATTGAGCTGGCGGGGCAGTATCAACGGTTGGAACAGTGTGCTGGCAATCCAACACTTTGCGAACTGCCCTTGGCTTCGAGCGGCAGTCGGCCCTTTGGCTACGCCGACGCAGAGCGTTTGGCGCATGATTTTCGTAAGAGCCATTCGCTTGGTGAACGCCCCGGTGGCACGCTCCTTCGAGTTCTGGAAGAAGTCTGCCGTGTGAAAGTGTTTCACCTTCCGTTTGAGCCTTCAGGAACGGCAGCATGCACGCTCGACGAACGCTACGGTGCGGCAATCTTGTTGAACAGCAACAACATTCGTTGGCGTCGTAACTTCGATTTAGCGCATGAACTTTTTCATCTACTGACGTGGAAGATCTTCCGGGTTGGAGAGAGTGCTTCTGTCGCGAGTGATGATGAAGAGAAATTGGCGAACTGTTTTGCGGGAAGTCTCCTGGTTCCGCCCGAACCACTCAAGCTATCCGTCGCTTCCCAGCAAAACGGAAAAAGGGTTTTGGACTTCGATGACCTTTTTGAAGTTGCTCGACAGTTCGATGTTTCTGTGCAGGCTTTGGTTTGGCAGATGGTGTCAAGCAAACTAATCGAAAAACCGAAGGCAGTGGAGATGCTCGCAAAGATAGAGGGCAAGGTTGAGCAGTGGGAACGCCGTCGGGACGAAGCCCCACCGACCCGACCTATTCGATTTGAAGCTCTTGCACGAGAGGCCGTTGGGAAAGGGATGATCGGCACGGGAGTGTTCGCCAAATACATGGGGATCTCTCGCCGGGCTGCGATGAAAATCGTCGAAACGGAAATCTATGCTGGCATGGAGCACGAGGCGAATGCCGAAGTTGAAATTGCTGATTCTTGA